A genomic window from Nocardioides rotundus includes:
- a CDS encoding type Z 30S ribosomal protein S14, whose product MAKTALKVKAARKPKFSSRGYTRCQRCGRPKAVYRKFGLCRICLREMAHRGELPGVTKSSW is encoded by the coding sequence ATGGCGAAGACTGCCCTCAAGGTGAAGGCGGCGCGCAAGCCGAAGTTCAGCTCGCGCGGCTACACCCGGTGCCAGCGCTGCGGCCGTCCCAAGGCCGTCTACCGCAAGTTCGGCCTGTGCCGGATCTGCCTGCGCGAGATGGCTCACCGCGGCGAGCTGCCGGGCGTGACCAAGTCCAGCTGGTGA
- the rpsH gene encoding 30S ribosomal protein S8: MTMTDPIADMLTRLRNANQAYHDDVSMPFSKLKAGVAEILQQEGYITSWEVADNTTDDGQPAVGKTLTITLKYGRNRERSIAGVRRISKPGLRVYAKHTGLPKVLGGLGVAIISTSQGLLTDRQANQKGVGGEVLAYVW, from the coding sequence ATGACGATGACTGACCCGATCGCAGACATGCTGACCCGTCTGCGCAACGCCAACCAGGCGTACCACGACGACGTGTCGATGCCCTTCAGCAAGCTGAAGGCCGGCGTCGCCGAGATCCTCCAGCAGGAGGGGTACATCACCTCCTGGGAGGTCGCGGACAACACCACCGACGACGGCCAGCCTGCGGTGGGGAAGACCCTCACCATCACGCTGAAGTACGGCCGCAACCGGGAGCGCTCCATCGCGGGCGTGCGCCGGATCAGCAAGCCCGGTCTGCGGGTCTACGCCAAGCACACCGGGCTGCCCAAGGTGCTCGGCGGGCTCGGCGTCGCGATCATCTCGACCAGCCAGGGCCTGCTCACCGACCGCCAGGCCAACCAGAAGGGCGTGGGTGGGGAAGTCCTCGCCTACGTCTGGTGA
- the rplN gene encoding 50S ribosomal protein L14 — MIQQESRLKVADNTGAKEILCIRVLGGSGRRYAGIGDIIVATVKDAIPGGNVKKGDVVKAVVVRTVKERRRPDGSYIRFDENAAVILKNDGEPRGTRIFGPVGRELRDKRFMRIISLAPEVL; from the coding sequence ATGATTCAGCAGGAGTCGCGACTCAAGGTCGCCGACAACACCGGTGCGAAGGAGATCCTCTGCATCCGTGTTCTCGGCGGTTCCGGTCGTCGCTACGCCGGTATCGGCGACATCATCGTCGCCACCGTCAAGGACGCGATCCCGGGCGGCAACGTCAAGAAGGGCGACGTGGTCAAGGCCGTCGTCGTCCGCACCGTCAAGGAGCGCCGTCGTCCCGACGGTTCCTACATCCGCTTCGACGAGAACGCGGCGGTCATCCTCAAGAACGACGGCGAGCCCCGAGGCACCCGCATCTTCGGCCCGGTGGGCCGCGAGCTGCGGGACAAGCGGTTCATGAGGATCATCTCGCTCGCGCCGGAGGTGCTCTGA
- the rpmC gene encoding 50S ribosomal protein L29, producing MASSQTKAFELDELAPADLETRLREAKEELFNLRFQAATGQLESHGRLKTVKKDIARIYTVVRERELGIRTAPGTEEKDDA from the coding sequence ATGGCCAGCAGCCAGACGAAGGCCTTCGAGCTCGACGAGCTCGCCCCGGCCGACCTGGAGACCCGTCTCCGGGAGGCCAAGGAGGAGCTGTTCAACCTCCGATTCCAGGCGGCCACCGGCCAGCTGGAGAGCCACGGCCGGCTCAAGACGGTCAAGAAGGACATCGCCCGGATCTACACCGTGGTGCGTGAGCGCGAGCTCGGCATCCGGACGGCGCCGGGCACCGAGGAGAAGGACGACGCATGA
- the rplP gene encoding 50S ribosomal protein L16, whose amino-acid sequence MLMPRRIKHRKQHHPKRRGAAKGGTSLAFGDFGIQAVEGHYVTNRQIESARIAMTRHIKRGGKVWINIYPDRPLTKKPAETRMGSGKGSPEWWVANVKPGRIMFELSGVSEDVAREAMRRAMHKLPMKCRFVSREGGEF is encoded by the coding sequence ATGCTGATGCCCCGACGGATCAAGCACCGCAAGCAGCACCACCCCAAGCGCCGCGGCGCGGCCAAGGGTGGCACCTCGCTGGCCTTCGGTGACTTCGGCATCCAGGCGGTCGAGGGCCACTACGTGACCAACCGCCAGATCGAGTCCGCGCGTATCGCCATGACCCGGCACATCAAGCGTGGCGGCAAGGTGTGGATCAACATCTACCCCGACCGCCCGCTGACCAAGAAGCCCGCCGAGACCCGCATGGGCTCCGGTAAGGGCTCGCCGGAGTGGTGGGTCGCCAACGTCAAGCCCGGCCGCATCATGTTCGAGCTGTCCGGTGTGTCCGAGGACGTGGCCCGCGAGGCCATGCGCCGTGCGATGCACAAGCTCCCCATGAAGTGCCGGTTCGTGTCCCGCGAGGGTGGTGAATTCTGA
- the rpsC gene encoding 30S ribosomal protein S3 → MGQKINPNGFRLGISTDHKSRWYADKLYKDYVGEDVAIRKLLTKGMERAGIAKVEIERTRDRVRVDIHTARPGIVIGRRGAEADRIRGELEKLTGKQVQLNILEVKQPEVDAQLVAQGVAEQLAGRVQFRRAMRKAMQTTMRSGAKGIRIQCSGRLNGAEMSRTEFYREGRVPLHTLRADIDYGFYEAKTTFGRIGVKVWIYKGEVAGTRAERQAQAAARAGAPGRGGRGRGGDRPNRGNRGDRGDRAPRNEQASQAPTEATESAPVAEAAATGQEG, encoded by the coding sequence ATGGGCCAGAAGATCAACCCGAACGGCTTCCGCCTGGGCATCTCCACCGACCACAAGAGCCGGTGGTACGCCGACAAGCTGTACAAGGACTACGTCGGCGAGGACGTCGCGATCCGCAAGCTGCTCACCAAGGGCATGGAGCGGGCCGGCATCGCCAAGGTCGAGATCGAGCGCACCCGCGACCGGGTCCGGGTGGACATCCACACCGCCCGTCCGGGCATCGTGATCGGCCGTCGCGGCGCCGAGGCCGACCGCATCCGCGGCGAGCTGGAGAAGCTCACCGGCAAGCAGGTGCAGCTGAACATCCTCGAGGTCAAGCAGCCCGAGGTGGACGCTCAGTTGGTCGCCCAGGGCGTGGCCGAGCAGCTCGCCGGGCGCGTGCAGTTCCGTCGCGCGATGCGCAAGGCGATGCAGACGACCATGCGCTCGGGCGCCAAGGGCATCCGGATCCAGTGCTCCGGCCGGCTCAACGGCGCGGAGATGTCGCGGACCGAGTTCTACCGCGAGGGCCGGGTGCCGCTGCACACGCTCCGTGCGGACATCGACTACGGCTTCTACGAGGCCAAGACGACCTTCGGCCGGATCGGCGTGAAGGTCTGGATCTACAAGGGCGAGGTCGCGGGCACCCGCGCCGAGCGCCAGGCCCAGGCTGCCGCCCGGGCCGGTGCGCCGGGTCGTGGTGGCCGGGGCCGCGGTGGGGACCGCCCCAACCGTGGCAACCGCGGCGACCGCGGTGACCGCGCCCCCCGCAACGAGCAGGCGAGCCAGGCTCCCACCGAGGCCACCGAGTCGGCCCCGGTCGCGGAGGCTGCCGCCACCGGACAGGAGGGCTGA
- the rplX gene encoding 50S ribosomal protein L24, giving the protein MKIRKGDTVKVIAGKDKGAEGKVIAVLREKERVIVEGVNRIKKHTRAVNTGAEGNTGGIITTEAPIHVSNVMLVEGGGVTRVGFKREEVLKRRPDGSEYAGTRGVRVSRKTGKEI; this is encoded by the coding sequence ATGAAGATTCGCAAGGGCGACACCGTCAAGGTGATCGCCGGCAAGGACAAGGGCGCCGAGGGCAAGGTGATCGCGGTCCTTCGGGAGAAGGAGCGCGTCATCGTCGAGGGCGTCAACCGGATCAAGAAGCACACCCGTGCGGTGAACACCGGCGCCGAGGGCAACACCGGCGGCATCATCACCACCGAGGCCCCGATCCACGTGTCCAACGTGATGCTGGTCGAGGGCGGCGGCGTGACGCGGGTCGGCTTCAAGCGTGAAGAGGTGCTCAAGCGGCGCCCCGACGGTTCGGAGTACGCCGGCACTCGCGGCGTGCGCGTGAGCCGCAAGACCGGGAAGGAGATCTGA
- the rplE gene encoding 50S ribosomal protein L5 has protein sequence MTETQTEATEAAAATEEKVTPRLKTRYREEILPALQSEFDIQNVMQVPGLTKIVVNMGVGEAARDSKLIEGAVRDLTAITGQKPLVTRARKSIAQFKLREGMPIGAHTTLRGDRMWEFLDRLLSLALPRIRDFRGLSPRQFDGRGNYTFGLTEQVMFHEINQDRIDRSRGMDITIVTTATNDDEGRSLLKQLGFPFKEN, from the coding sequence GTGACCGAGACGCAGACCGAGGCCACCGAGGCCGCTGCGGCCACCGAGGAGAAGGTGACCCCGCGGCTGAAGACCCGCTACCGCGAGGAGATCCTCCCCGCGCTGCAGAGCGAGTTCGACATCCAGAACGTCATGCAGGTGCCGGGCCTGACCAAGATCGTGGTCAACATGGGCGTCGGCGAGGCCGCGCGTGACTCCAAGCTGATCGAGGGCGCCGTCCGCGACCTGACCGCGATCACCGGCCAGAAGCCGCTGGTCACCCGGGCCCGCAAGTCCATCGCGCAGTTCAAGCTGCGCGAGGGCATGCCGATCGGCGCGCACACCACCCTGCGCGGGGACCGGATGTGGGAGTTCCTGGACCGGCTGCTCAGCCTGGCCCTGCCCCGGATCCGGGACTTCCGCGGCCTCTCGCCGCGGCAGTTCGACGGGCGTGGCAACTACACCTTCGGCCTGACCGAGCAGGTCATGTTCCACGAGATCAACCAGGACCGGATCGACCGGTCGCGGGGCATGGACATCACGATCGTCACCACCGCCACCAACGACGACGAGGGCCGCTCGCTGCTCAAGCAGCTGGGCTTCCCGTTCAAGGAGAACTGA
- the rpsQ gene encoding 30S ribosomal protein S17 translates to MSEQATPSEAPERKSRKVREGLVVSDKMDKTVVVAVEDRVKHALYGKVMRQTSRLKAHDEENDANVGDRVQIMETRPLSATKRWRVVQILERAK, encoded by the coding sequence ATGAGCGAGCAGGCGACCCCGTCCGAGGCCCCCGAGCGCAAGAGCCGCAAGGTGCGCGAGGGCCTCGTGGTCAGCGACAAGATGGACAAGACCGTCGTGGTGGCCGTCGAGGACCGCGTCAAGCACGCGCTCTACGGCAAGGTCATGCGACAGACCTCCCGGCTCAAGGCGCACGACGAGGAGAACGACGCGAACGTGGGCGACCGGGTCCAGATCATGGAGACCCGTCCGCTCTCGGCCACCAAGCGGTGGCGCGTCGTGCAGATCCTCGAGCGCGCGAAGTAA